A genomic region of Exiguobacterium oxidotolerans JCM 12280 contains the following coding sequences:
- a CDS encoding DUF975 family protein: MSKQLKLAARESLQGRWGFMALMMLLFLIIQGVPNGAASSGNDFEFIDLIGLLLSIVTLPIAIGWSWLALSVARDEETKIADLFEPYKMFLKAVGLAIVQTIFLGLWFLLFIIPGIIKSFSYMLTYYILRDEPSIGILDAITRSRQMMDGHKKEAFFLVLSFIGWFLLGIITLGIGFLWIGPYFSVTIAKFYDRVRGEEVSTTGHRTAMMDANHNDPPFVSPE, from the coding sequence ATGTCAAAACAATTAAAATTAGCAGCGCGCGAGTCGTTGCAGGGACGCTGGGGATTCATGGCATTAATGATGCTATTGTTTCTGATCATTCAAGGTGTTCCAAATGGAGCCGCATCATCAGGTAACGATTTCGAGTTCATCGACTTGATTGGCTTACTCTTGTCGATTGTCACGCTCCCAATTGCGATTGGTTGGTCATGGCTTGCACTATCTGTCGCCCGGGACGAAGAGACGAAAATCGCCGACTTGTTTGAGCCGTACAAAATGTTTCTGAAAGCCGTTGGTCTTGCGATCGTTCAGACGATTTTCTTAGGGCTCTGGTTCTTGCTGTTCATCATTCCGGGAATCATCAAGTCATTTTCGTACATGCTGACGTACTACATTTTGCGCGACGAACCGTCAATCGGCATTCTCGATGCGATTACACGTTCACGCCAAATGATGGATGGCCATAAAAAAGAGGCATTTTTCCTTGTCCTTTCGTTCATCGGCTGGTTCTTGCTCGGAATCATTACGCTCGGAATCGGTTTCCTCTGGATTGGCCCGTACTTCAGCGTCACAATCGCGAAGTTCTACGATCGCGTGCGTGGGGAAGAAGTTTCGACGACTGGTCACCGGACAGCCATGATGGATGCAAATCACAATGACCCACCGTTCGTATCACCAGAATGA
- a CDS encoding DUF2325 domain-containing protein translates to MMHHVIERAKALVTSKLNIVETADDWNLLLDEINGIDEWVQLSQYYAPRQTTTGLEDLEAEPAECRGAPASPPATVIEEVKEEVERTIEQRYSYTFERQLKGGSLREWSNSHISETEIRDWNLEHGMEVRVQVLHQDERRTSLEILAVVATDQVKPLAERIVFEKCIVKNHGIIEATIDGPLKDETGKPFYYTTPLEDMRFFQLKAGQLVDLVMWKGHPETLTIVWKHAFHYEVPIVTELPQRDVSSGSPESAATSLANKQTKTGRYDKMMQRKPKAKKVKKERRLREKKAHQLERLDTTTLPGQPIEFVDKTALDFASYDGMRLVIVGNEQQRAVYRDFFAETGIELIHLGGDAQAAKKIACLAKKTDAIVVVKSRVSHAAAAHVLVQAKKHDIPFAIERLDGRRSLYTACQQQLEKAAVQKLKKDKR, encoded by the coding sequence ATGATGCATCACGTAATCGAACGAGCGAAGGCGTTAGTGACAAGCAAACTGAACATCGTCGAAACAGCGGATGACTGGAACTTGTTACTCGATGAGATCAACGGAATCGATGAATGGGTCCAGCTGTCGCAGTACTATGCGCCACGTCAAACAACGACGGGGTTAGAAGATTTGGAGGCGGAGCCGGCAGAATGCCGGGGGGCACCAGCCAGTCCGCCTGCTACAGTCATCGAGGAAGTGAAGGAAGAAGTTGAACGGACTATCGAACAACGGTATTCCTATACGTTCGAACGGCAATTAAAGGGTGGTTCGTTACGCGAGTGGTCGAACAGTCATATCTCGGAAACAGAAATCCGCGACTGGAACCTGGAGCACGGGATGGAAGTCCGTGTCCAAGTCCTGCATCAAGATGAGCGGCGGACATCACTTGAAATCCTAGCCGTCGTCGCGACGGACCAGGTAAAACCACTCGCAGAGCGGATCGTGTTTGAAAAGTGCATCGTCAAGAATCACGGGATCATCGAAGCAACGATTGATGGTCCACTGAAAGATGAGACAGGAAAACCGTTCTACTATACGACACCACTTGAAGACATGCGGTTCTTCCAGCTGAAAGCAGGACAACTCGTCGATCTCGTCATGTGGAAAGGTCATCCGGAGACATTGACGATTGTCTGGAAACATGCATTTCATTACGAGGTACCAATCGTGACGGAGTTACCGCAGCGCGACGTATCGAGTGGTTCGCCCGAGTCCGCCGCGACATCCCTCGCGAACAAACAAACGAAAACAGGACGTTACGATAAGATGATGCAGCGGAAACCGAAGGCGAAGAAAGTCAAAAAAGAACGACGCCTCCGGGAGAAAAAAGCCCATCAGCTCGAACGCCTCGATACGACGACGTTACCCGGTCAACCCATCGAATTCGTTGACAAAACGGCGCTCGATTTTGCTTCCTACGACGGGATGCGTCTCGTCATCGTCGGTAATGAGCAACAACGTGCCGTCTACCGTGACTTCTTTGCGGAGACGGGCATCGAGTTAATCCATTTGGGCGGAGACGCCCAAGCCGCAAAAAAAATCGCCTGTCTCGCGAAAAAGACCGACGCAATTGTCGTCGTCAAAAGTCGTGTTTCCCACGCAGCAGCGGCACACGTCCTCGTACAAGCGAAAAAACATGATATTCCGTTTGCGATCGAACGACTCGATGGACGACGCTCCTTGTATACGGCGTGCCAGCAACAGCTTGAAAAAGCAGCAGTTCAGAAATTAAAAAAAGACAAGCGTTAA
- a CDS encoding DUF817 domain-containing protein produces MRFVRHLIRFTYLEALCCVFPVAIFAALAVSRYLPNEPIARYDVLLLWCLFVQVMLLLTRYETKEEFKLILIFHVIGLGLELFKVQVGSWSYPEDAFSKVLGVPLYAGFMYASVASYVCQAFRRLDLRFTFFPRPTLALAVGSLIYLNFFTHHWMLDLRWFLMGLVIVVFFKSWVYFRLEDTVYRLPLVLSFLLIAWFIWLAENIVTFFKGWVYPHQQEGWALVDFGKLSSWFLLVIITVLIVVVEKYRRGDPAVHVKP; encoded by the coding sequence ATGCGATTTGTCCGCCATCTCATCCGTTTTACATATCTTGAAGCACTCTGTTGTGTCTTTCCGGTCGCGATTTTTGCTGCACTCGCAGTATCGCGTTATCTGCCGAATGAACCGATTGCCCGTTATGATGTCTTGCTGCTTTGGTGTCTGTTCGTTCAAGTCATGTTACTGTTGACCCGTTACGAAACGAAAGAGGAATTCAAGCTGATTCTTATTTTTCACGTCATCGGATTAGGACTTGAGCTGTTTAAAGTCCAAGTCGGCTCGTGGAGTTATCCGGAAGACGCATTTTCGAAGGTGCTGGGTGTTCCGCTCTACGCAGGTTTCATGTATGCCAGTGTCGCGAGTTACGTCTGTCAGGCATTTCGGCGACTCGATCTTCGGTTTACGTTCTTTCCACGTCCGACCCTCGCACTTGCTGTCGGGAGTTTGATTTACTTAAACTTTTTTACGCACCACTGGATGCTCGATTTACGGTGGTTCTTGATGGGACTCGTCATCGTCGTCTTCTTTAAATCGTGGGTCTACTTCCGACTAGAGGATACGGTTTACCGTCTCCCGCTTGTTTTATCGTTCTTATTGATTGCCTGGTTTATCTGGCTGGCGGAAAACATCGTCACCTTTTTCAAGGGTTGGGTCTATCCGCATCAACAAGAGGGCTGGGCGCTTGTCGATTTCGGAAAACTCTCCTCGTGGTTCTTACTCGTCATCATTACCGTCTTGATTGTCGTCGTCGAAAAATACCGGAGAGGTGATCCGGCCGTTCACGTCAAACCGTAA
- a CDS encoding YczE/YyaS/YitT family protein produces the protein MFKRLHTSWLLRATLKWFLFLSGLFLLAVGSSIMITANLGVSTWDVLHLGLQNKTPLSVGTVILLVGLLLVFVKYLLDRIRPQIGTLVNAIFVGVFMNLVLGSHLLPSFSAVWLNAVWLIFGIFIIGMGAGLYVAVGYGAGPRDGLTLTLAERFGTSIRMMRTIMEITACGLGWLLGGPVFFGTILSIFLIGPFLQFWLVYFRRMIAAIDAGVIRPNEQKIS, from the coding sequence ATGTTCAAACGTCTCCATACGTCCTGGTTGCTGCGCGCAACGTTGAAATGGTTCTTATTTTTAAGCGGTCTCTTTTTGCTCGCCGTCGGTTCCTCCATCATGATCACCGCTAATCTCGGTGTCTCGACTTGGGATGTCCTGCATCTCGGTCTTCAAAACAAAACACCTTTATCGGTCGGAACGGTCATTCTTCTCGTCGGTCTGCTGCTCGTCTTCGTCAAGTACTTACTCGACCGGATTCGACCGCAAATCGGGACACTCGTCAATGCAATCTTCGTCGGTGTCTTCATGAACCTCGTACTTGGCTCGCATTTACTTCCATCGTTCTCGGCTGTTTGGCTAAACGCTGTATGGCTCATCTTCGGTATCTTCATCATCGGAATGGGGGCAGGGCTGTACGTCGCCGTCGGATATGGCGCCGGTCCACGCGACGGACTGACCTTGACGTTAGCGGAACGTTTCGGAACCTCGATCCGGATGATGCGGACGATCATGGAAATAACGGCATGTGGTCTCGGTTGGTTACTCGGTGGTCCGGTCTTTTTCGGGACGATTCTCTCGATCTTTTTGATTGGACCGTTTCTTCAATTTTGGTTAGTTTATTTCCGACGGATGATTGCCGCAATCGATGCCGGCGTCATTCGACCGAACGAACAAAAAATCAGCTAA
- a CDS encoding MarR family winged helix-turn-helix transcriptional regulator: MSISCTEKGRLIYALVSVNKTIAQKFDLCTDGFSQTRMDLLAQLEVGKTISQKELQQRVNVDNAAVTRHLKHLETNGMIQRVRSATDNRVILVSLTDEGATRITQLRQQKDDFLEHLLEDFTGEEQAALAQMIQRIENNASTLPKTTTR; this comes from the coding sequence TTGAGTATTTCATGCACAGAAAAAGGACGTCTGATTTATGCGCTCGTCTCCGTCAATAAGACGATTGCTCAAAAATTTGATTTATGTACGGACGGTTTTAGCCAGACCCGAATGGACTTATTAGCCCAACTCGAGGTTGGCAAGACCATCAGTCAAAAAGAATTACAGCAACGGGTCAATGTCGACAACGCTGCCGTGACACGCCATTTAAAGCATCTCGAAACGAACGGGATGATTCAACGTGTCCGGTCAGCGACGGATAACCGTGTCATCCTCGTCTCATTAACAGATGAGGGAGCTACACGCATCACTCAGTTGCGCCAGCAAAAAGATGATTTCCTCGAACATCTATTAGAGGATTTCACAGGTGAAGAACAGGCAGCACTCGCACAGATGATTCAACGCATCGAAAATAATGCGTCAACATTACCTAAAACGACTACACGCTAA
- a CDS encoding nitroreductase family protein, whose translation MTTQTSTDFMEIVKGRRSIRNYDTDVKISKEEMTQILEEATLAPSSVNMQPWRFLVIDSEEGKATLAPLAKFNQVQVETSSAVIAVFGDMNAIDQLENIYDTAVAQGLMPQEVRDRQVPAIKGMYENVPASALKDSILIDSGLVSMQLMLVARAHGYDTNPIGGYEKDQIAEAFGMDKDRYVPVMLLSIGKAVDAGYPSVRLPINDIADWK comes from the coding sequence ATGACAACTCAAACATCTACTGATTTTATGGAAATCGTAAAAGGCCGTCGCTCAATCCGCAACTACGACACGGACGTAAAAATCTCTAAAGAAGAAATGACACAAATTCTTGAAGAAGCAACGCTCGCACCGTCTTCCGTCAACATGCAACCATGGCGTTTCCTCGTTATCGACAGCGAAGAAGGAAAAGCGACACTCGCTCCACTCGCGAAGTTCAACCAAGTCCAAGTCGAGACATCATCTGCTGTCATCGCGGTCTTCGGTGACATGAACGCGATCGATCAACTTGAAAACATCTATGATACAGCTGTCGCACAAGGACTCATGCCGCAAGAAGTTCGCGACCGTCAAGTTCCAGCAATCAAAGGTATGTATGAAAACGTCCCTGCTAGCGCACTGAAAGATAGCATCTTGATCGACTCTGGTCTCGTTTCCATGCAATTGATGCTCGTCGCTCGTGCACACGGTTACGATACGAACCCAATCGGTGGGTACGAAAAAGACCAAATCGCAGAAGCATTCGGGATGGATAAAGACCGTTATGTACCAGTCATGCTCCTTTCAATCGGGAAAGCTGTTGATGCAGGATATCCATCAGTCCGTCTTCCAATCAACGATATCGCAGACTGGAAATAA
- a CDS encoding nitroreductase family protein, with the protein MTTQTTTDFMEIVKGRRSIRNYDTDVKISKEEMTQILEEATLAPSSVNMQPWRFLVIDSEEGKATLAPLAKFNQVQVETSSAVIAVFGDMNAVDSIDTIYDMAVEKGLMPQEVRDRQVPAIKGFYSPEDTDTLRDSILIDSGLVSMQLMLVARAHGYDTNPIGGYEKDQIAEAFGMDKDRYLPVMLLSIGKAVDAGYPSVRLPINDITDWK; encoded by the coding sequence ATGACAACACAAACAACTACTGACTTTATGGAAATCGTAAAAGGCCGTCGCTCAATCCGCAACTACGACACGGACGTAAAAATCTCAAAAGAAGAAATGACACAAATTCTTGAAGAAGCAACACTCGCACCGTCTTCCGTCAACATGCAACCATGGCGTTTCCTCGTCATCGACAGTGAAGAAGGAAAAGCGACACTCGCTCCACTCGCGAAGTTCAACCAAGTCCAAGTCGAGACATCATCTGCTGTCATCGCTGTGTTCGGCGACATGAATGCGGTCGATAGCATCGATACAATCTACGACATGGCTGTTGAAAAAGGGCTTATGCCGCAAGAAGTCCGCGATCGCCAAGTACCAGCAATCAAAGGGTTCTATAGCCCAGAAGATACAGACACACTTCGTGACAGCATCTTAATCGACTCTGGTCTCGTTTCCATGCAATTGATGCTCGTCGCTCGTGCGCACGGTTACGATACAAACCCAATCGGTGGATACGAAAAAGATCAAATCGCTGAAGCTTTCGGCATGGATAAAGATCGTTACCTCCCTGTCATGCTGCTTTCAATCGGGAAAGCCGTTGACGCAGGATATCCATCAGTCCGTCTTCCAATCAACGACATCACAGATTGGAAATAA
- a CDS encoding NAD(P)/FAD-dependent oxidoreductase: MYDVTIIGAGVAGIFLAHELVQDGQSVLVIDAGKPLAERTATDAYLGFGGLGKSEGKYNYSTGFGGELEQKLGPDTTLRLMQQVDAVLCQYGADEVPLYSTHNPSLAARAKSAGLHTIETTVRHLGTSLTKQVLAKLEDMLMQTVTFRFSTDVEQIEKQADTTFILKTVSETFSSRRVVLATGRSGTNWMRQQLTQLGLTPTKTRLDLGIRIEMDEAPFRTVLQDTFETKLAYASDAGTAVTYCMNPTGRIIRKYQEGLVMPDGQNFREQTTGTANLNFTLFLPRYFDTLTAANQFATSVIGQINQGSDRIVIQRLGDLLAGVASTATGIAHNQVVPTLEATPGNLLAEVPDTDLTVLLGFFERLERLLEIPLSPDTLLYGMDGKFYAPVLATGRDFETDITGLYAIGDCSGATHSLSQAAASGLHLGQVLQQKTAVSGE; the protein is encoded by the coding sequence ATGTATGATGTGACGATCATCGGCGCAGGTGTCGCCGGAATTTTTCTGGCCCACGAACTCGTACAGGACGGACAATCCGTCTTAGTGATTGACGCCGGAAAACCGTTAGCCGAAAGAACCGCGACAGATGCTTATCTCGGCTTTGGAGGACTCGGGAAATCAGAAGGAAAATACAATTATTCGACCGGGTTCGGAGGCGAACTGGAACAAAAGTTAGGTCCGGACACGACACTTCGCTTAATGCAACAAGTCGATGCCGTTCTTTGCCAATATGGGGCCGATGAGGTACCCCTTTATTCGACCCACAACCCGTCGCTTGCAGCGCGTGCAAAAAGTGCTGGTTTACATACGATTGAGACGACCGTCCGTCACCTCGGGACTTCACTTACGAAACAGGTGCTCGCAAAACTTGAAGACATGCTGATGCAGACGGTCACGTTCCGATTTTCGACGGACGTCGAACAGATCGAGAAGCAGGCAGATACTACATTCATACTCAAAACCGTGTCAGAGACATTTTCGAGTCGCCGAGTTGTCCTTGCGACCGGACGCTCCGGCACGAACTGGATGCGCCAGCAGCTCACGCAGCTTGGACTGACGCCAACAAAGACACGTCTCGACCTCGGGATTCGGATTGAAATGGATGAAGCGCCTTTTCGGACTGTATTACAGGACACGTTCGAAACGAAACTGGCATACGCATCTGACGCTGGAACGGCCGTCACCTACTGCATGAATCCGACCGGTCGGATCATCCGCAAATATCAAGAAGGTCTCGTCATGCCGGACGGACAAAATTTCCGCGAACAGACGACGGGGACGGCAAATTTAAACTTCACGTTGTTTTTACCACGCTATTTCGATACGTTGACCGCAGCGAATCAATTTGCGACTTCAGTCATCGGACAAATCAACCAGGGGTCGGACCGGATCGTCATCCAACGTCTTGGTGACTTGCTTGCCGGCGTAGCTTCTACAGCAACCGGAATCGCTCACAATCAAGTCGTCCCGACGCTCGAAGCAACACCAGGAAACCTGCTCGCCGAGGTCCCGGACACTGATCTCACCGTGTTACTCGGATTTTTCGAGCGGCTCGAACGTTTGCTCGAAATTCCGCTCTCCCCTGATACATTGCTTTACGGAATGGACGGGAAGTTCTACGCTCCGGTCCTTGCGACCGGACGCGACTTCGAAACAGACATCACGGGACTGTATGCAATCGGGGATTGTTCCGGCGCGACCCATTCGCTTTCGCAAGCAGCGGCGAGCGGTCTCCACCTCGGACAAGTCTTACAGCAAAAAACAGCCGTTTCGGGAGAGTAA
- a CDS encoding DEAD/DEAH box helicase: MPKKPFTDFQLSSPILEAIEQLGYHTPTDVQQAVIPVALSEKDIIVKSRTGSGKTASFGIPLCELVEWEENKPQALILTPTRELALQVTEDVMNIGRYKRIKATAVFGKQPFRGQVTELKQKTHIVVGTPGRVLDHLERGTLSLEKVKYLVLDEADEMLNMGFLEQVDTILKQLPTQRTTMLFSATFPQDIHKLSERYMKSPKEVEITTNATEIAQIDHSYIPVTDKTKFAILKDVTVVENPDRCMIFCRTKEHVDFVAQGLTAMEYPVEKIHGGMEQDERLAVMKAFRAGEFRYLVATDVAARGIDIENITHVIQYDMPVEKESYVHRTGRTGRAGAMGKAISLVTEADMRRLREVEQYRGEAIEKRQAPTERELIRTADAFEEKITTTDVRTSKTEQLNADIMKLYFNGGKKKKLRAVDFVGTIAKIEGMTAQDIGIITIQDTVTYVEILNGKGPLVLRAMKTTKVKGKQLKVYEAFKK; encoded by the coding sequence ATGCCAAAAAAACCATTCACTGATTTTCAACTCAGTTCACCAATTTTAGAAGCGATTGAACAACTTGGTTACCATACGCCGACGGATGTCCAACAAGCTGTCATTCCGGTCGCCTTGTCTGAAAAAGATATCATCGTCAAATCACGCACAGGAAGCGGGAAAACGGCATCGTTCGGCATTCCACTCTGTGAACTCGTCGAGTGGGAAGAAAATAAACCACAAGCGCTAATTTTGACACCGACGCGTGAACTGGCGCTGCAAGTCACGGAAGACGTGATGAACATCGGACGTTACAAGCGGATTAAAGCGACAGCCGTTTTCGGGAAACAGCCGTTCCGTGGTCAGGTCACGGAATTAAAACAAAAAACCCATATCGTCGTCGGAACACCAGGTCGTGTGCTCGATCACCTCGAGCGAGGGACACTTTCGCTTGAAAAGGTCAAATACCTTGTCCTCGATGAAGCGGATGAGATGCTGAACATGGGCTTCCTCGAGCAAGTCGATACGATTTTAAAACAACTACCGACACAACGGACGACGATGCTGTTCTCGGCGACATTCCCGCAAGACATTCACAAGCTGAGCGAACGCTACATGAAGTCGCCAAAAGAGGTCGAAATCACGACAAATGCAACCGAAATCGCTCAAATCGATCACAGTTATATTCCGGTGACCGATAAGACGAAATTCGCAATCCTGAAAGACGTCACGGTCGTCGAAAATCCGGACCGTTGTATGATTTTCTGCCGGACGAAAGAACATGTCGATTTCGTCGCCCAAGGACTGACGGCGATGGAGTATCCGGTCGAGAAAATTCACGGCGGGATGGAACAGGACGAGCGCCTTGCGGTCATGAAGGCATTCCGTGCAGGCGAATTCCGTTACTTGGTCGCGACAGACGTCGCAGCACGTGGAATTGACATCGAAAACATCACCCACGTCATCCAGTACGACATGCCGGTCGAAAAAGAAAGTTATGTGCACCGGACGGGTCGGACAGGGCGTGCGGGCGCAATGGGGAAAGCAATCAGCCTCGTGACGGAAGCGGATATGCGCCGTCTGCGTGAAGTCGAACAGTACCGTGGCGAAGCAATCGAAAAACGTCAAGCACCGACGGAACGTGAATTGATTCGGACGGCAGATGCGTTCGAAGAGAAAATCACGACGACGGATGTCCGCACATCAAAAACGGAGCAACTGAACGCTGACATCATGAAGCTCTATTTCAATGGCGGGAAGAAAAAGAAACTTCGGGCCGTTGATTTTGTCGGAACGATTGCGAAAATCGAAGGGATGACTGCTCAGGATATCGGGATCATCACGATTCAAGATACGGTAACGTATGTCGAGATTCTGAACGGTAAAGGGCCACTCGTCTTACGCGCGATGAAGACGACGAAGGTCAAAGGGAAACAACTGAAAGTATATGAAGCGTTTAAAAAATAA
- the rlmN gene encoding 23S rRNA (adenine(2503)-C(2))-methyltransferase RlmN, translated as MNKPSIYGLTIEQMTDWLSHQGHKPFRAKQVWDWLYRKRVTTFAEMTNVNKDCLELLDQSFAIGSMTESVKQESADGTIKFLFKLYDGSLIETVLMRHKYGLSVCVTTQVGCNIGCSFCASGLIKKSRDLSAGEIVEQIMNVQHHLDAVGKEERVSHVVVMGIGEPFDNFDNMVDFLNVIKDHNGLSIGARHITVSTSGLADKIYKFADLKLQVNLAISLHAPNNELRTQIMKINRAIPLEKLMPAIDYYVKTTNRKITIEYILLRGVNDQKAQAIELAKLFEDKRHLTYVNLIPYNPVDEHGQYQRSTSEDISTFYDTLKKNGLNCGVRLEHGTDIDAACGQLRSKQIKKDKVAAK; from the coding sequence ATGAATAAACCATCCATTTATGGATTAACAATTGAGCAGATGACAGACTGGTTATCGCATCAAGGTCACAAGCCGTTCCGTGCGAAACAGGTTTGGGATTGGCTTTATCGTAAACGTGTCACTACTTTCGCTGAAATGACGAATGTCAACAAGGATTGCCTTGAGTTGTTAGATCAGAGTTTTGCGATTGGCTCGATGACAGAATCAGTTAAACAAGAATCAGCGGACGGAACAATCAAGTTCCTCTTCAAGTTGTATGACGGCAGTTTGATTGAAACAGTCCTCATGCGTCACAAATACGGACTCTCTGTCTGTGTGACGACACAAGTCGGTTGTAACATCGGCTGCAGCTTCTGCGCGAGTGGATTGATTAAGAAGAGCCGTGATTTGTCAGCTGGTGAAATCGTCGAACAAATCATGAACGTCCAACATCACCTCGATGCTGTCGGTAAAGAAGAACGTGTCAGCCACGTCGTCGTCATGGGTATCGGTGAGCCGTTTGATAACTTCGACAACATGGTCGACTTCTTGAACGTCATCAAAGATCACAACGGTCTTTCAATTGGTGCACGTCACATCACTGTTTCGACAAGTGGTCTTGCTGATAAAATCTACAAATTCGCAGATTTAAAACTTCAAGTCAACTTGGCGATTTCATTGCACGCACCAAACAACGAGTTGCGCACACAAATCATGAAAATCAACCGTGCGATTCCGCTCGAAAAATTGATGCCGGCCATCGATTATTACGTCAAGACGACGAATCGTAAAATCACGATCGAGTACATCTTACTTCGTGGAGTCAATGACCAAAAAGCACAAGCAATCGAACTTGCGAAATTATTCGAAGACAAACGTCACTTGACGTATGTCAACTTGATTCCGTACAACCCGGTTGATGAGCATGGTCAATACCAACGGAGTACGTCAGAAGATATCTCGACATTCTACGATACGTTGAAAAAGAACGGTCTCAACTGTGGTGTTCGTCTCGAGCACGGGACAGACATCGACGCAGCATGTGGACAGTTACGTAGTAAACAAATCAAAAAAGATAAAGTCGCAGCAAAATAA
- a CDS encoding ABC transporter permease subunit, with protein MSVVVWSLLKQNVKPIVAYSLGTSLYLWLLAALYPSMMKTGLLEAKLEALPKEVLQAFQYDKVTFNNLLDLLGGNYYGLIFQVIATFYMLSLAARLLARPIDNGELILYLAAPITRIQYTAAALIVMLIASTCLILLNGLVLLMADWTMSGISIDGMTLLRLQVNALFLLYAIASFTLFIATLFDDERRAFSVAAGVLVLSIVLTIGAGLSEKTDWMRYGSIFSLFDTGRLLAGTEHLLLHLILLVLICLMFSSFAFISFRKRNLSI; from the coding sequence ATGAGCGTGGTCGTCTGGTCTTTACTCAAGCAGAACGTCAAACCGATCGTTGCCTATTCGCTTGGTACCAGTTTGTACTTATGGTTGCTCGCCGCCTTGTATCCCTCGATGATGAAGACCGGTCTGCTCGAGGCAAAACTCGAAGCTCTCCCAAAAGAGGTGCTACAGGCATTTCAATATGACAAGGTGACGTTCAACAATCTGCTCGATCTCTTAGGGGGCAATTATTACGGATTGATTTTTCAAGTCATTGCGACGTTTTATATGTTGTCACTCGCAGCCCGGTTACTGGCCCGTCCGATCGACAATGGCGAATTGATTTTATATCTTGCAGCCCCGATCACGCGGATTCAATATACGGCAGCAGCGCTCATCGTCATGCTGATTGCGAGTACCTGTCTCATTCTATTGAATGGGCTCGTTTTACTGATGGCGGACTGGACGATGTCTGGTATCTCGATTGATGGTATGACTTTATTGCGCCTGCAAGTCAATGCATTGTTTTTACTCTATGCGATTGCGAGTTTTACGTTGTTTATCGCGACACTCTTTGACGATGAGCGTCGTGCTTTTTCCGTCGCTGCCGGTGTCCTCGTCCTCTCGATTGTCTTGACGATTGGAGCGGGCTTAAGTGAAAAAACGGACTGGATGCGTTATGGATCGATCTTCAGTTTGTTTGATACGGGACGATTGCTGGCGGGGACAGAACATTTACTGTTGCACCTTATTCTACTTGTGCTAATCTGTCTGATGTTCAGTAGTTTTGCTTTCATCAGTTTTCGAAAACGAAATTTATCGATTTGA